A part of Egibacteraceae bacterium genomic DNA contains:
- a CDS encoding Ku protein, with translation MPRTLWKGSLSFGLVTVPVGLYAATDDKSPSFNQLRAGDHSRIGYQRVAKADGEEVEYDDIVKGYEYERDRYVVFSKEELDVLKPPSSRTVDIMQFVPREQIDPLYFQRSYYLAPDPAGAKAYGLLAKAMADQDTVAVCKITLRDKEHLATLRLRGELFVLETMYWPDEIRELSLSDVGVEELPEPRKQEVQMAQSLIENLTEDFDPSVYTDEYRAKVEEAVQAKVEGEEVVVSEESEEPTAVVDLMDALKQSVEASKSRSKKSKAS, from the coding sequence ATGCCGCGGACACTGTGGAAGGGCTCGTTGTCGTTCGGCTTGGTGACGGTGCCGGTGGGGCTGTACGCCGCCACCGACGACAAGTCGCCGTCGTTCAACCAGCTGCGGGCCGGCGACCACAGTCGCATCGGCTATCAGCGGGTTGCGAAGGCCGACGGCGAGGAAGTCGAGTACGACGACATCGTCAAGGGCTACGAGTACGAGCGCGACCGTTACGTCGTCTTCTCCAAAGAGGAGCTCGACGTCTTGAAGCCGCCGTCGAGCCGCACCGTGGACATCATGCAGTTCGTGCCGCGGGAGCAGATCGACCCCCTGTACTTCCAGCGCTCCTACTACCTGGCGCCGGACCCCGCCGGGGCGAAGGCCTACGGCCTGCTCGCCAAGGCGATGGCCGACCAGGACACCGTGGCGGTCTGCAAGATCACCCTGCGCGACAAGGAGCACCTGGCGACGCTGCGCCTGCGCGGGGAGCTGTTCGTGCTGGAGACCATGTACTGGCCCGACGAGATCCGTGAGCTCTCGCTGTCCGACGTCGGCGTCGAGGAGCTGCCCGAGCCGCGCAAGCAAGAGGTGCAGATGGCGCAGAGCCTGATCGAGAACCTGACCGAGGACTTCGATCCCAGCGTCTACACCGACGAGTACCGGGCCAAGGTCGAGGAGGCGGTGCAGGCCAAGGTCGAGGGCGAGGAGGTCGTCGTGTCGGAGGAGTCCGAAGAGCCCACCGCCGTCGTCGACCTGATGGACGCGCTGAAGCAGTCGGTCGAGGCGTCGAAGAGCCGCAGCAAGAAGAGCAAGGCGTCGTGA
- a CDS encoding Fic family protein, translated as MAGPSPDRVGGGGHLAALSADVDAVAARLAAVPAPARRAQAAVARRESARLSARLDASTLTDATATEVDQRLANGMAPVDGAADGVSPAARLVAGWAQTLKVDALATQEVAAVEYANLLACFDAEPDLAGVLADRPRAVLAELHTLVCRGLVDGAVAGRPRRTEQAVHDGAQGRVLYRAAPPGRLDGLLDGLAAWLTGPAETQPAVVVAGVVHGRILEWQPFEAANGRVARAASRLVLRARGVDPEGLAVAERLAAADPLAYHREVAASIHRGDLGLWLERAAESVLDALVTAAEAVDPGGAPDPPVRATAVAHGLGPGAAITLADYAEAAAVPRATCREDLRALVVAGWMAPEPGTHGLRYRRRGRVGRAPGRQG; from the coding sequence ATGGCGGGACCGTCCCCCGACCGGGTCGGCGGCGGGGGCCATCTCGCCGCGCTGAGCGCCGATGTCGACGCCGTGGCGGCCCGGCTGGCGGCGGTGCCCGCGCCCGCGCGGCGCGCACAGGCCGCGGTGGCCCGCCGGGAGTCGGCCCGGCTGTCGGCGCGCCTTGACGCGAGCACGCTGACCGACGCCACGGCAACGGAGGTGGACCAGCGCCTGGCCAACGGGATGGCGCCCGTCGACGGGGCCGCGGACGGCGTCTCGCCCGCTGCCCGGCTGGTCGCGGGCTGGGCGCAGACCCTCAAGGTCGACGCGCTGGCCACACAGGAGGTGGCGGCGGTGGAGTACGCGAACCTGCTCGCGTGCTTCGACGCCGAGCCCGACCTCGCCGGCGTGCTCGCCGACCGGCCACGGGCGGTCCTGGCCGAGCTGCACACCCTGGTCTGCCGGGGCCTGGTCGACGGTGCGGTGGCGGGACGACCACGGCGCACCGAGCAAGCCGTCCACGACGGGGCACAGGGTCGCGTCCTGTACCGCGCGGCCCCGCCCGGTCGCCTCGATGGCCTCCTCGACGGGCTCGCCGCCTGGCTCACCGGGCCTGCCGAGACCCAGCCGGCCGTGGTCGTGGCGGGGGTCGTGCACGGGCGCATCCTGGAGTGGCAACCGTTCGAGGCGGCGAACGGCCGGGTGGCACGCGCCGCGTCACGGCTGGTCCTGCGGGCCCGCGGCGTGGACCCCGAAGGCCTCGCGGTGGCGGAGCGGTTGGCGGCTGCCGACCCGCTGGCCTACCACCGCGAGGTGGCGGCGAGCATCCACCGAGGCGACCTCGGTCTCTGGCTGGAACGCGCCGCGGAGTCGGTGCTGGACGCCCTGGTCACAGCGGCCGAAGCGGTCGATCCCGGCGGGGCCCCCGACCCGCCGGTGCGCGCGACCGCGGTGGCGCACGGACTTGGACCTGGCGCCGCCATCACCCTGGCGGACTACGCCGAGGCCGCGGCGGTGCCCCGGGCGACGTGCCGGGAGGACCTGCGGGCACTCGTGGTGGCCGGCTGGATGGCACCCGAGCCAGGCACCCACGGCTTGCGCTACCGGCGGAGGGGACGCGTCGGCCGGGCGCCGGGGCGGCAGGGTTAG
- a CDS encoding HAD-IB family hydrolase has translation MATAAAFFDLDRTLMAGASAYYVGKASYREGLYPLPRLVRDGLRSVAFKLFGASDEKSEALRDRILSMVAGRDADTVRRIAPVVVEELVARIRPEAQALLDMHEEAGRDVYIISASPVEIVGELARALDVAGGLGTESEIVDGVYTGRLAAPFCYGEGKAEVARRIVADCGYDLAQCYAYADSASDLPILQLVAHPVAVNPDRSLMSMAHRRGWPVVEFNRQAKQATRLATAGTATLVAGLGGYALGRRHGRQAVRRLLDRPRRVRRR, from the coding sequence ATGGCGACCGCGGCGGCCTTCTTCGACCTCGACCGCACCCTCATGGCCGGGGCGAGCGCCTACTACGTGGGCAAGGCGTCCTACCGCGAGGGCCTGTACCCGCTTCCCCGGCTGGTGCGTGACGGGCTGCGCAGCGTGGCCTTCAAGCTCTTCGGCGCGTCCGACGAGAAGTCCGAGGCCCTGCGCGACCGCATCCTCTCGATGGTCGCCGGTCGGGACGCCGACACCGTCCGACGCATCGCCCCGGTCGTCGTCGAGGAGCTGGTGGCGCGCATCCGCCCGGAGGCCCAGGCACTGCTGGACATGCACGAGGAGGCCGGCCGGGACGTCTACATCATCTCGGCGAGCCCGGTGGAGATCGTCGGCGAGCTCGCGCGCGCCCTCGACGTGGCCGGGGGGCTCGGCACGGAGTCCGAGATCGTCGACGGCGTGTACACCGGCCGGCTGGCGGCACCGTTCTGCTACGGCGAGGGCAAGGCCGAGGTGGCGCGCAGGATCGTCGCCGACTGCGGCTACGACCTCGCCCAGTGCTACGCCTACGCCGACTCGGCCAGCGACCTGCCGATCCTGCAGCTCGTGGCGCACCCGGTCGCGGTCAACCCGGACCGGTCGCTCATGTCGATGGCGCACCGGCGTGGATGGCCCGTCGTCGAGTTCAACCGCCAGGCCAAGCAGGCCACCCGCCTGGCGACAGCGGGGACCGCCACGCTGGTCGCCGGCCTGGGCGGCTACGCCCTCGGACGTCGCCACGGCCGGCAGGCCGTGCGGCGCCTGCTGGACCGACCCCGCCGGGTGCGACGCCGCTGA
- the ligD gene encoding non-homologous end-joining DNA ligase produces MTSDVPTTIAFPSPLPARREGRAWILESGGVDQKVTNLDKPFWEPEGYTKADLLAYYWNVAEWILPYLADRPLTLKRMPDGADGAFFYAKQAPPHTPGFVSTAPVTSRDSGKTIDYLLARDAPSLLWLANLGCIELHPWHARVDRIDRPDYAFFDLDPMSVGFAEVREVALLVRTALDRLGLRGYPRTSGATGMQVYVPIDRVHSAGAVREWVGRVCRLINRADPERTTMEWEIAKRTGKVFLDHNMNTEGKNIAATWSLRPERGAPVATPLEWAEVAGDVEPTDFTIATVWRRLDEVGDLAVPILAGGQDLRSAMAAVGMDPDAADGEGSHVVARRPDLSAYTAKRDFTRTPEPPADEADADQVRDSDTAQVGHDRADDDRPRFVIQHHLATRLHHDLRLERHGSAPSWAVPKGLPDVPGVRHLAVQTEDHPLSYMTFSGEIPEGEYGGGQVRIWDEGPYELVEWHDDKVTVRLHGRRHTGEYHLFRTGGGHGASHGRGHGASHGGADDSSQWMVVRADEPTDLPAPPPSFTPMLAVDGGSAGFDDPAWLFEIKWDGVRAVATTVRPGTGEAASTRLVSRAGNDITAGYPELAGLWERVLARNAVLDGEIVAFGPDGAPSFQRLQRRMHMRDAAGVKRARTRIPVAYMVFDLLAVDGRGVVDRPLTERLGLLDELLVPGSAIQRSQAVAESGTALFGAARDRGLEGLIAKRADSTYQPGRRSRDWRKLKVRRSACCVIGGWMGGRGGRAGRLGALLLGLHDEGRLRYVGRVGSGFDEGELDRLGALLAERATDDPPFAARDPRPPATARFVRPDLVCRVEFGEVTDEGLLRAPSYKGLVAGADPRECVCDDLGV; encoded by the coding sequence GTGACCAGCGACGTGCCCACGACCATCGCGTTTCCGAGCCCCCTGCCGGCACGGCGCGAGGGTCGCGCGTGGATCCTGGAATCCGGCGGCGTCGACCAGAAGGTCACGAATCTCGACAAGCCCTTCTGGGAGCCCGAGGGCTACACCAAGGCCGACCTGCTCGCCTACTACTGGAACGTCGCCGAGTGGATCCTGCCCTACCTGGCCGACCGGCCGCTGACCTTGAAGCGCATGCCCGACGGCGCCGATGGCGCCTTCTTCTACGCCAAGCAGGCTCCGCCGCACACGCCCGGCTTCGTGTCCACCGCCCCCGTGACCTCGCGCGACAGCGGCAAGACCATCGACTACCTCCTGGCGCGCGACGCCCCGAGCCTGCTGTGGCTGGCCAACCTCGGGTGCATCGAGCTGCACCCCTGGCACGCCCGCGTCGACCGCATCGACCGGCCCGACTACGCCTTCTTCGACCTCGACCCGATGAGCGTGGGGTTCGCCGAGGTCCGGGAGGTGGCGCTGCTCGTGCGCACCGCCCTCGACCGGTTGGGCCTGCGTGGCTACCCCCGCACGTCGGGGGCCACCGGGATGCAGGTCTACGTGCCCATCGACCGGGTGCACTCGGCCGGCGCCGTGCGCGAGTGGGTCGGGCGGGTGTGCCGGCTGATCAACCGGGCGGACCCCGAGCGCACCACCATGGAGTGGGAGATCGCCAAGCGCACGGGCAAGGTCTTCCTCGACCACAACATGAACACCGAGGGCAAGAACATCGCCGCGACGTGGTCGCTGCGCCCCGAACGCGGTGCGCCGGTCGCCACGCCGCTGGAGTGGGCCGAGGTCGCCGGCGACGTCGAGCCCACGGACTTCACGATCGCCACGGTCTGGCGCCGCCTCGACGAGGTCGGCGACCTGGCCGTTCCCATCCTGGCGGGCGGCCAGGACCTGCGGAGCGCGATGGCTGCGGTGGGCATGGATCCCGACGCCGCCGACGGGGAGGGATCCCACGTGGTGGCCCGGCGCCCGGACCTGTCCGCGTACACCGCCAAGCGCGACTTCACGCGCACCCCCGAACCGCCCGCCGACGAGGCCGACGCCGACCAGGTCCGCGACAGCGACACAGCCCAGGTCGGCCACGACCGCGCCGACGACGACCGCCCGCGGTTCGTCATCCAGCACCACCTGGCGACCCGCCTGCACCATGACCTGCGCCTGGAACGGCACGGCTCCGCCCCCAGCTGGGCGGTCCCCAAGGGGCTTCCCGACGTCCCGGGGGTCCGCCACCTGGCGGTCCAGACCGAGGACCACCCGCTGTCCTACATGACCTTCTCGGGTGAGATCCCCGAGGGCGAGTACGGGGGCGGGCAGGTGCGCATCTGGGACGAGGGCCCCTACGAGCTGGTGGAGTGGCACGACGACAAGGTGACCGTCCGCCTCCACGGCCGGCGCCACACCGGCGAGTACCACCTGTTCCGCACGGGTGGCGGGCATGGCGCGAGCCATGGCAGAGGGCATGGCGCGAGCCATGGTGGTGCCGACGATTCGTCGCAGTGGATGGTCGTGCGCGCGGACGAGCCCACGGACCTGCCCGCCCCGCCACCGTCCTTCACCCCGATGCTGGCGGTCGACGGCGGATCGGCGGGCTTCGACGACCCCGCATGGCTGTTCGAGATCAAGTGGGACGGCGTGCGGGCCGTGGCCACCACGGTGCGCCCCGGGACCGGCGAGGCGGCCTCCACCCGTTTGGTCAGCAGGGCGGGCAACGACATCACCGCCGGCTACCCGGAGCTGGCGGGTCTGTGGGAACGCGTGCTGGCCCGCAACGCGGTGCTGGACGGGGAGATCGTGGCGTTCGGTCCCGACGGCGCCCCCTCGTTCCAGCGGCTGCAGCGGCGCATGCACATGCGGGACGCCGCCGGGGTGAAACGGGCGCGCACCCGCATCCCGGTGGCCTACATGGTCTTCGACCTGCTGGCCGTCGATGGCCGGGGAGTCGTGGACCGACCGCTGACCGAACGCCTCGGGCTGCTCGACGAGCTCCTCGTCCCGGGCAGCGCGATCCAGCGCAGCCAGGCGGTCGCCGAGTCGGGTACGGCGCTGTTCGGGGCAGCCCGCGACCGCGGCCTGGAGGGCTTGATCGCCAAGCGGGCCGACTCGACCTACCAGCCGGGACGGCGCAGCCGCGACTGGCGCAAGCTCAAGGTGCGCCGGTCCGCCTGCTGCGTCATCGGCGGGTGGATGGGTGGCCGGGGGGGGCGCGCCGGGCGCCTCGGTGCCCTGCTGCTCGGGCTGCACGACGAGGGCCGGCTGCGCTACGTGGGCCGGGTCGGCTCGGGCTTCGACGAGGGCGAGCTCGACCGGCTGGGCGCCCTGCTCGCCGAGCGCGCCACCGACGACCCGCCGTTCGCTGCGCGCGACCCGCGGCCGCCCGCGACGGCGCGGTTCGTGCGTCCCGACCTGGTCTGTCGCGTCGAGTTCGGCGAGGTCACCGACGAGGGGCTCCTGCGGGCGCCGTCCTACAAGGGCCTGGTGGCGGGGGCGGACCCCCGCGAGTGCGTCTGCGACGACCTCGGGGTATAG
- a CDS encoding PD-(D/E)XK nuclease family protein, producing the protein MGGHHEAEPLNPVQQRVLDELLAVTRPRPPGDRTVADRCRAQLLERTEEAAALVPAGDRGLYLSKGRLDALGCDGRYLDQQAHPFSYSPAVLRGTLAHTGIEVDTAGARTRTPQEVLEQAWRRLATDDRAARHVAGLPPAEADALRADALRTVMEFRDQFPPLPSAWHPRTEPALRTRLHGGRIVVLGRPDLMIGRPTLDRRRLLIIDLKTGARHPQRHRADVALYALLATIKYGVAPFRVATYYLDEGDWDAQDVDDAMLDATVADVAAKVVRAAWLTHADPPERSLQLLPGPACGWCDRAGSCPALVAAEQRPTGVRAA; encoded by the coding sequence ATGGGTGGACACCACGAAGCCGAGCCGCTGAACCCCGTCCAGCAACGCGTGCTCGACGAGCTCCTGGCCGTCACGCGGCCGCGCCCGCCGGGGGACCGCACGGTTGCTGACCGCTGTCGTGCGCAGCTGCTGGAGCGGACCGAGGAGGCGGCAGCGTTGGTGCCGGCGGGCGATCGGGGGCTGTACCTGAGCAAGGGACGGTTGGACGCGCTCGGGTGCGACGGACGCTACCTGGACCAGCAGGCGCACCCGTTCAGCTACTCGCCGGCGGTCCTGCGGGGCACGCTGGCCCACACGGGCATCGAGGTCGACACGGCGGGCGCACGGACGCGGACGCCGCAGGAGGTGCTCGAGCAGGCGTGGCGCCGCCTGGCCACCGACGACCGCGCGGCCCGCCACGTGGCCGGCCTGCCACCGGCCGAGGCGGATGCGCTGCGCGCCGACGCCCTGCGCACCGTCATGGAGTTCCGCGACCAGTTCCCCCCGTTGCCATCGGCCTGGCATCCGCGCACCGAGCCCGCCTTGCGAACCCGTCTGCACGGCGGGCGCATCGTGGTGCTCGGCCGCCCGGACCTCATGATCGGCCGACCCACCCTCGACCGCCGCCGCCTGCTGATCATCGACCTGAAGACCGGGGCGCGCCACCCGCAGCGGCACCGCGCCGACGTCGCGCTCTACGCCCTGCTGGCCACCATCAAGTACGGGGTTGCGCCGTTCCGGGTGGCCACCTACTACCTCGACGAGGGCGACTGGGACGCGCAGGACGTCGACGACGCGATGCTCGACGCCACGGTGGCTGACGTGGCCGCCAAGGTCGTGCGGGCCGCCTGGCTCACCCACGCCGACCCCCCTGAACGGTCCCTGCAACTGCTGCCGGGGCCCGCCTGCGGGTGGTGCGACCGGGCCGGGTCATGTCCCGCTCTGGTCGCCGCCGAGCAGCGGCCGACCGGTGTCCGTGCGGCGTGA
- a CDS encoding FxsA family protein produces MGPILFVLFIVIPIIELAVIIQVGQLVGVGWTLVALIAMSLIGAALVKAEGLRAWQRVREALAQSRMPAEEVVDGALVLLGGALMLTPGFLTDGVGLLLVLPPSRALLNRGIRGRVRGAFGLSHRRGDPPGPTRTPTDDGVVDVDVVSIERDDPPDAD; encoded by the coding sequence ATGGGCCCCATCCTCTTCGTCCTGTTCATCGTCATCCCGATCATCGAGCTGGCGGTCATCATCCAGGTCGGCCAGCTGGTCGGTGTCGGGTGGACCCTCGTCGCGTTGATCGCGATGTCCCTGATCGGTGCGGCGCTGGTCAAGGCCGAGGGCCTGCGGGCCTGGCAGCGCGTCCGGGAGGCCCTGGCGCAGAGCCGGATGCCCGCCGAGGAGGTCGTCGACGGCGCGCTGGTCCTGCTCGGGGGCGCGCTCATGCTCACGCCCGGGTTCCTGACCGACGGTGTCGGCTTGCTCCTGGTGCTGCCACCCTCACGCGCCCTGCTGAACCGCGGCATCCGTGGGCGCGTGCGCGGGGCCTTCGGGCTGTCGCACCGGCGCGGGGACCCCCCCGGCCCGACGCGGACCCCCACCGACGACGGGGTGGTCGACGTCGATGTGGTCAGCATCGAACGGGACGACCCCCCGGACGCCGACTGA